The proteins below come from a single Drosophila teissieri strain GT53w chromosome 3L, Prin_Dtei_1.1, whole genome shotgun sequence genomic window:
- the LOC122618277 gene encoding mediator of RNA polymerase II transcription subunit 15 isoform X2 has product MAALQRKLVHKQFNSPMGLYSQENVKATLNRELKAFGGEGIEVDEQITKPLNLANSAVLRAVEEEEQQAKCGYKRVAWPPASEERIIREFTPQPQTQSPAPGAGGYYPQAHAPSTAAAAAPPQGPIYNNVQPRTTQPPQNAYNHPPAPQPTSTAYSSSTNQYPDSYPQQEQQQPVQYTQAQFSRQRSREPVQVPAPSPAPASEPSYPANPYQNYQSNYPQEPLQAANNVGGGWKHIGAPQPKERSEFTAGGGAYPPFQGSYQQQPQQQQQYGAPSYDGQQQQQPAAQWQQQQQQQYQPQSQAQAPYQPAQWNQQSQPQQQPSYQASPYQQQQQQQQQPSYYPQQNGGATFAQPQYNSYSQPQLPYSQDQTDLQQQQQYPGAFAGQDSYRGTSPGIITLRKEAPVSQQPAPVYTSQPAAVSYQGGSKLRGDLKWPPPEYKEAAARENEERRQLALGPVCRPRRINRDYTPFFAKHQLNNGYPSYKVPPGTQHMFG; this is encoded by the exons ATGGCCGCCCTACAACGGAAGCTGGTGCACAAGCAGTTCAACTCGCCCATGGGCCTCTATTCCCAGGAGAACGTGAAGGCCACCTTGAACCGCGAGCTGAAAGCCTTCGGCGGCGAGGG GATTGAAGTCGACGAGCAAATAACGAAGCCCCtgaacttggccaactcgGCCGTTCTGCGCGCCGTCGAAGAGGAAGAACAACAAGCCAAATGTG GCTACAAGCGTGTGGCCTGGCCACCGGCCTCCGAGGAGCGGATCATCCGGGAGTTCACCCCCCAGCCGCAGACCCAGAGTCCGGCTCCCGGCGCCGGAGGCTACTATCCCCAGGCCCACGCCCCCAGCACAGCAGCGGCTGCCGCGCCACCTCAG GGTCCCATTTATAACAACGTCCAGCCACGCACCACCCAGCCACCACAAAATGCCTACAACcacccaccagcaccacaacCCACCAGCACCGCCTACTCCAGCTCCACCAACCAGTACCCAGATAGTTAtccgcagcaggagcagcagcagcctgtGCAATACACACAGGCCCAGTTCAGTCGGCAGCGCTCGAGGGAACCCGTCCAGGTTCCGGCTCCATCTCCAGCGCCCGCATCCGAACCCAGCTATCCCGCCAATCCGTACCAGAACTATCAGTCCAACTATCCGCAGGAGCCGCTGCAGGCAGCGAACaatgtgggtggtggctggaAACACATTGGTGCGCCGCAGCCCAAGGAGCGCAGTGAATTCACCGCCGGCGGAGGAGCCTATCCTCCGTTCCAGGGATcctaccagcagcagccgcag cagcagcagcagtacgGTGCTCCGTCTTAcgatggccagcagcagcagcaacctgCAGcacagtggcagcaacagcagcagcagcaatatcAGCCTCAATCGCAGGCTCAGGCGCCCTATCAGCCAGCACAGTGGAACCAGCagtcgcagccgcagcagcagccatcgTACCAGGCTTCACCgtaccaacagcagcagcagcaacagcagcagccatccTATTACCCACAGCAAAACGGTGGCGCGACCTTTGCTCAACCCCAATACAATTCTTATTCGCAGCCCCAGTTGCCCTACTCGCAGGATCAGACTGatctgcaacagcagcagcagtatccGGGAGCCTTCGCTGGCCAGGATAGCTACCGGGGCACCAGTCCCGGCATCATCACCCTGCGCAAGGAGGCTCCAgtcagccagcagccagcgcCAGTCTACACTTCGCAGCCTGCCGCCGTCAGTTATCAGG GAGGCAGCAAATTGCGCGGAGATTTGAAGTGGCCACCACCGGAGTACAAGGAGGCAGCTGCTCGCGAGAACGAGGAACGACGCCAGTTGGCGTTGGGCCCCGTCTGCCGTCCCAGGCGCATCAACCGG GACTACACACCCTTCTTTGCCAAGCACCAGTTGAACAATGGCTATCCCAGCTACAAGGTGCCCCCAGGCACCCAGCACATGTTCGGCTAA
- the LOC122618277 gene encoding bromodomain-containing protein 4 isoform X6 translates to MAALQRKLVHKQFNSPMGLYSQENVKATLNRELKAFGGEGIEVDEQITKPLNLANSAVLRAVEEEEQQAKCGDLPRKDFYPIERQSRPRQRGEVDALHHTLHQQLLNQIKTDYLSHQQDITIDRDTVLKINRLATKRHLLKRDHSWPPAEQDQPSISAEQSHQISCSPSHSIEALREKFQSPTLVIEPTAKEVREQRRRDGDGGSKERSKTPQKVTEERHLAEVFHQTPVSKGFSAPETKAADVDLGLVAPRCEYYEQLAHKRSTTPTLPAPISPYRPRYKRQAYSLDRGRARKRTVGAPELPPPKPRTAKPKVQRRCIKLATEVKISYGHDGDSEDEPNSGQDVDLETLPLPPTPVQPAAVNLNQAQTAGRMVIDKLAVKEQQQMALALATNGCISPLSSNPNPNLSPLASTRIVPIRVEASTEQLKLSAQQIYDDACSYLQDHQEMEDIQQRPASPTYVSATGGIKLLQRQSSSTPTTPIPPPPPPPVMRSKSVQDSQAKDKQTKRQGRIYNLETTTEKQHEAHVEIAQLEAKYAHIQQSIAEHLLQIDAYMENAKQALQRSAHTTPVSTPAPIPTPPPPPPPPPPAPPALPARPLSAASNESWDIFAHRQSPILAVESPLQAILRQIYTRAAGLPKRLSKEIKEDADAEEEEASLTENVPIVERALEDLHKIAVALEQKPEPAKLMHVELRTAPAVSEAEHVVIKDEEQDAEQDAEQDAEPDVDMEYRHVSDVIANYEQLAKKEYEEWKEEQVVKSEELLPKTELRKAIEEQLAKKGLREGKKVLEGEEKPLTKLAVEKDAKKDANAVSPAKKELREDKPAIKKESGKDLDASENKTHLTKEAEVEEKDLSCGHGDSSVYCPVCDEMRCSPNTWGKLSKADQWRIANLHNEPLKNYKATYEIRSPYISRQISWEDMQSAKENVPPEKLQRQRSFVEIVTTPATESPPPSPPPPPPPPKQLALQKPETEVAWERSRSPSPLPSRKYPAPLIEAPQRSSSPYGLNSVRSKATPSPVNLPAKFSHVPQLEGHNIGLLVKTATEPLQQSMSASSSLLAATPPSTPRSAAQPSPFEFPSLGLESAELHKFKSLASMDEVQRDFGVNRSFDNVSPRPYLGIEGYKRVAWPPASEERIIREFTPQPQTQSPAPGAGGYYPQAHAPSTAAAAAPPQQQYGAPSYDGQQQQQPAAQWQQQQQQQYQPQSQAQAPYQPAQWNQQSQPQQQPSYQASPYQQQQQQQQQPSYYPQQNGGATFAQPQYNSYSQPQLPYSQDQTDLQQQQQYPGAFAGQDSYRGTSPGIITLRKEAPVSQQPAPVYTSQPAAVSYQGGSKLRGDLKWPPPEYKEAAARENEERRQLALGPVCRPRRINRDYTPFFAKHQLNNGYPSYKVPPGTQHMFG, encoded by the exons ATGGCCGCCCTACAACGGAAGCTGGTGCACAAGCAGTTCAACTCGCCCATGGGCCTCTATTCCCAGGAGAACGTGAAGGCCACCTTGAACCGCGAGCTGAAAGCCTTCGGCGGCGAGGG GATTGAAGTCGACGAGCAAATAACGAAGCCCCtgaacttggccaactcgGCCGTTCTGCGCGCCGTCGAAGAGGAAGAACAACAAGCCAAATGTG GGGACTTGCCCCGCAAAGATTTCTACCCCATTGAAAGGCAGAGCCGCCCGCGTCAGCGAGGCGAGGTGGATGCACTGCATCACACGCTGCACCAGCAGCTGCTCAACCAGATCAAAACAGACTATCTCAGTCACCAGCAGGACATCACCATCGACCGGGACACGGTGCTGAAAATCAACCGCCTGGCCACCAAACGCCATCTGCTCAAGCGCGATCACAGCTGGCCTCCAGCTGAGCAGGATCAACCGTCCATCAGTGCCGAACAGAGCCATCAGATCTCCTGCAGTCCCTCGCACAGTATTGAGGCTCTGCGGGAGAAGTTCCAGAGTCCCACCCTGGTCATCGAACCCACCGCCAAAGAAGTGAGGGAGCAGCGACGACGGGACGGAGATGGTGGCTCCAAGGAGCGCTCCAAAACACCCCAAAAGGTCACCGAAGAACGCCACCTGGCGGAGGTGTTCCATCAAACTCCCGTATCGAAGGGCTTCTCCGCTCCCGAAACCAAGGCAGCCGATGTGGACTTGGGTTTGGTGGCTCCGCGATGTGAGTACTACGAGCAGTTGGCCCACAAAAGGTCCACCACACCAACTCTGCCCGCTCCAATCAGTCCATATAGGCCAAGATACAAGAGGCAGGCTTATTCCCTGGATCGTGGCCGCGCCCGGAAGCGGACAGTGGGTGCTCCGGAGTTGCCGCCACCCAAGCCGAGAACCGCAAAGCCGAAAGTCCAGCGGCGGTGCATAAAACTGGCCACCGAGGTGAAGATCTCGTATGGCCACGACGGCGACAGCGAGGATGAGCCCAATTCTGGTCAAGATGTGGACTTGGAGACCTTGCCGCTGCCACCGACACCGGTGCAGCCAGCTGCCGTGAATCTCAATCAAGCGCAGACAGCGGGGCGAATGGTAATTGACAAGCTGGCAGttaaggagcagcagcagatggcTCTGGCTTTGGCCACAAATGGGTGCATCAGTCCGCTTAGttcgaatccgaatccgaatctgagtCCGTTGGCCAGCACTCGCATTGTGCCCATTCGCGTGGAGGCATCGACGGAGCAGCTCAAGCTGAGTGCCCAGCAGATCTACGACGACGCCTGTTCGTATCTGCAGGATCACCAGGAGATGGAGGACATCCAGCAGCGACCCGCCAGTCCCACCTATGTGAGTGCCACCGGCGGGATTAAGTTGCTCCAGCGGCAGTCGAGCAGTACGCCAACCACTCCGATTCCACCTCCCCCTCCTCCGCCGGTAATGCGATCCAAGTCTGTCCAGGATTCGCAGGCCAAGGACAAGCAGACCAAAAGACAGGGTCGCATCTACAATCTGGAGACCACCACGGAGAAGCAGCATGAGGCGCATGTGGAAATTGCCCAATTGGAGGCAAAGTATGCCCACATCCAGCAATCCATAGCGGAGCACCTGCTCCAGATCGATGCCTACATGGAGAATGCCAAACAGGCGCTGCAGAGGAGTGCGCACACCACACCAGTATCAACTCCGGCCCCAATACcgacaccaccaccacctcctcctccgccgccaccagcaccaccagcactgCCCGCCAGACCCCTCAGTGCGGCGTCCAACGAGTCCTGGGACATCTTCGCCCATCGCCAGTCACCCATTTTGGCCGTGGAAAGTCCACTGCAGGCGATTCTCCGCCAGATTTACACCCGGGCAGCTGGCTTACCCAAAAGGCTTTCCAAAGAGATTAAGGAGGATGCCGacgccgaggaggaggaggcatcACTTACTGAGAACGTGCCCATTGTGGAGCGGGCTCTGGAGGATCTGCACAAGATTGCGGTGGCACTGGAGCAAAAACCGGAACCCGCGAAACTCATGCACGTAGAACTCCGGACAGCGCCAGCTGTCTCTGAAGCGGAGCACGTAGTCATCAAGGACGAGGAACAGGACGCGGAGCAGGACGCGGAACAGGACGCGGAGCCGGACGTGGACATGGAGTACAGACACGTATCGGATGTAATTGCCAACTATgagcagttggccaaaaaggagtACGAGGAGtggaaggaggagcaggtggtGAAAAGCGAGGAGCTCCTGCCCAAAACCGAGTTGAGAAAGGCAATagaggagcagctggccaaaaaaggaTTAAGGGAAGGTAAAAAGGTACTTGAAGGGGAGGAAAAACCACTTACCAAACTGGCTGTTGAAAAGGATGCGAAAAAGGATGCCAATGCAGTGTCACCAGCCAAAAAGGAGTTGCGGGAAGACAAGCCAGCCATCAAAAAAGAGAGTGGAAAAGATTTGGATGcaagtgaaaacaaaacacatcTTACGAAGGAAGCAGAAGTGGAGGAAAAGGACCTATCCTGCGGCCATGGAGATTCCTCAGTCTACTGCCCAGTCTGTGATGAAATGCGCTGCTCACCAAACACCTGGGGAAAACTGAGCAAGGCCGATCAATGGCGGATTGCCAATCTGCACAACGAACCCTTGAAGAACTACAAAGCCACCTACGAGATACGCAGTCCGTACATCTCGCGGCAGATCTCctgggaggacatgcagtccgCCAAGGAGAATGTGCCGCCCGAGAAACTGCAACGTCAGCGGAGTTTCGTGGAGATTGTGACCACACCAGCCACCGAATCTCCGCCGCCAtcgccgccaccgcctccaccgccaccgaaGCAGTTGGCCCTGCAgaaaccggaaacggaagtagCATGGGAGCGAAGTCGCTCGCCCAGTCCGCTGCCATCTCGCAAGTATCCCGCTCCACTCATAGAAGCACCACAGCGCTCCAGCTCTCCCTACGGCCTCAATTCCGTCCGCTCGAAAGCCACACCATCGCCCGTTAATCTGCCGGCGAAGTTCTCGCATGTGCCGCAACTGGAAGGCCACAATATTGGACTGCTGGTGAAGACGGCCACGGAGCCACTGCAGCAGAGCATGTCGGCATCCTCTTCACTGctggctgccacgcccccgtcCACGCCCCGTTCTGCGGCACAGCCCTCGCCCTTCGAGTTCCCCAGTCTCGGTCTCGAGTCGGCGGAGCTGCACAAGTTCAAATCCCTGGCCTCCATGGACGAGGTGCAGCGAGATTTCGGCGTTAACCGATCCTTCGACAATGTATCACCACGTCCATATCTGGGTATTGAAG GCTACAAGCGTGTGGCCTGGCCACCGGCCTCCGAGGAGCGGATCATCCGGGAGTTCACCCCCCAGCCGCAGACCCAGAGTCCGGCTCCCGGCGCCGGAGGCTACTATCCCCAGGCCCACGCCCCCAGCACAGCAGCGGCTGCCGCGCCACCTCAG cagcagtacgGTGCTCCGTCTTAcgatggccagcagcagcagcaacctgCAGcacagtggcagcaacagcagcagcagcaatatcAGCCTCAATCGCAGGCTCAGGCGCCCTATCAGCCAGCACAGTGGAACCAGCagtcgcagccgcagcagcagccatcgTACCAGGCTTCACCgtaccaacagcagcagcagcaacagcagcagccatccTATTACCCACAGCAAAACGGTGGCGCGACCTTTGCTCAACCCCAATACAATTCTTATTCGCAGCCCCAGTTGCCCTACTCGCAGGATCAGACTGatctgcaacagcagcagcagtatccGGGAGCCTTCGCTGGCCAGGATAGCTACCGGGGCACCAGTCCCGGCATCATCACCCTGCGCAAGGAGGCTCCAgtcagccagcagccagcgcCAGTCTACACTTCGCAGCCTGCCGCCGTCAGTTATCAGG GAGGCAGCAAATTGCGCGGAGATTTGAAGTGGCCACCACCGGAGTACAAGGAGGCAGCTGCTCGCGAGAACGAGGAACGACGCCAGTTGGCGTTGGGCCCCGTCTGCCGTCCCAGGCGCATCAACCGG GACTACACACCCTTCTTTGCCAAGCACCAGTTGAACAATGGCTATCCCAGCTACAAGGTGCCCCCAGGCACCCAGCACATGTTCGGCTAA
- the LOC122618277 gene encoding mediator of RNA polymerase II transcription subunit 15 isoform X1 has translation MAALQRKLVHKQFNSPMGLYSQENVKATLNRELKAFGGEGIEVDEQITKPLNLANSAVLRAVEEEEQQAKCGYKRVAWPPASEERIIREFTPQPQTQSPAPGAGGYYPQAHAPSTAAAAAPPQGPIYNNVQPRTTQPPQNAYNHPPAPQPTSTAYSSSTNQYPDSYPQQEQQQPVQYTQAQFSRQRSREPVQVPAPSPAPASEPSYPANPYQNYQSNYPQEPLQAANNVGGGWKHIGAPQPKERSEFTAGGGAYPPFQGSYQQQPQQQQQQYGAPSYDGQQQQQPAAQWQQQQQQQYQPQSQAQAPYQPAQWNQQSQPQQQPSYQASPYQQQQQQQQQPSYYPQQNGGATFAQPQYNSYSQPQLPYSQDQTDLQQQQQYPGAFAGQDSYRGTSPGIITLRKEAPVSQQPAPVYTSQPAAVSYQGGSKLRGDLKWPPPEYKEAAARENEERRQLALGPVCRPRRINRDYTPFFAKHQLNNGYPSYKVPPGTQHMFG, from the exons ATGGCCGCCCTACAACGGAAGCTGGTGCACAAGCAGTTCAACTCGCCCATGGGCCTCTATTCCCAGGAGAACGTGAAGGCCACCTTGAACCGCGAGCTGAAAGCCTTCGGCGGCGAGGG GATTGAAGTCGACGAGCAAATAACGAAGCCCCtgaacttggccaactcgGCCGTTCTGCGCGCCGTCGAAGAGGAAGAACAACAAGCCAAATGTG GCTACAAGCGTGTGGCCTGGCCACCGGCCTCCGAGGAGCGGATCATCCGGGAGTTCACCCCCCAGCCGCAGACCCAGAGTCCGGCTCCCGGCGCCGGAGGCTACTATCCCCAGGCCCACGCCCCCAGCACAGCAGCGGCTGCCGCGCCACCTCAG GGTCCCATTTATAACAACGTCCAGCCACGCACCACCCAGCCACCACAAAATGCCTACAACcacccaccagcaccacaacCCACCAGCACCGCCTACTCCAGCTCCACCAACCAGTACCCAGATAGTTAtccgcagcaggagcagcagcagcctgtGCAATACACACAGGCCCAGTTCAGTCGGCAGCGCTCGAGGGAACCCGTCCAGGTTCCGGCTCCATCTCCAGCGCCCGCATCCGAACCCAGCTATCCCGCCAATCCGTACCAGAACTATCAGTCCAACTATCCGCAGGAGCCGCTGCAGGCAGCGAACaatgtgggtggtggctggaAACACATTGGTGCGCCGCAGCCCAAGGAGCGCAGTGAATTCACCGCCGGCGGAGGAGCCTATCCTCCGTTCCAGGGATcctaccagcagcagccgcag cagcagcagcagcagtacgGTGCTCCGTCTTAcgatggccagcagcagcagcaacctgCAGcacagtggcagcaacagcagcagcagcaatatcAGCCTCAATCGCAGGCTCAGGCGCCCTATCAGCCAGCACAGTGGAACCAGCagtcgcagccgcagcagcagccatcgTACCAGGCTTCACCgtaccaacagcagcagcagcaacagcagcagccatccTATTACCCACAGCAAAACGGTGGCGCGACCTTTGCTCAACCCCAATACAATTCTTATTCGCAGCCCCAGTTGCCCTACTCGCAGGATCAGACTGatctgcaacagcagcagcagtatccGGGAGCCTTCGCTGGCCAGGATAGCTACCGGGGCACCAGTCCCGGCATCATCACCCTGCGCAAGGAGGCTCCAgtcagccagcagccagcgcCAGTCTACACTTCGCAGCCTGCCGCCGTCAGTTATCAGG GAGGCAGCAAATTGCGCGGAGATTTGAAGTGGCCACCACCGGAGTACAAGGAGGCAGCTGCTCGCGAGAACGAGGAACGACGCCAGTTGGCGTTGGGCCCCGTCTGCCGTCCCAGGCGCATCAACCGG GACTACACACCCTTCTTTGCCAAGCACCAGTTGAACAATGGCTATCCCAGCTACAAGGTGCCCCCAGGCACCCAGCACATGTTCGGCTAA
- the LOC122618277 gene encoding adenylate cyclase, terminal-differentiation specific isoform X3, translated as MIEVDEQITKPLNLANSAVLRAVEEEEQQAKCGYKRVAWPPASEERIIREFTPQPQTQSPAPGAGGYYPQAHAPSTAAAAAPPQGPIYNNVQPRTTQPPQNAYNHPPAPQPTSTAYSSSTNQYPDSYPQQEQQQPVQYTQAQFSRQRSREPVQVPAPSPAPASEPSYPANPYQNYQSNYPQEPLQAANNVGGGWKHIGAPQPKERSEFTAGGGAYPPFQGSYQQQPQQQQQQYGAPSYDGQQQQQPAAQWQQQQQQQYQPQSQAQAPYQPAQWNQQSQPQQQPSYQASPYQQQQQQQQQPSYYPQQNGGATFAQPQYNSYSQPQLPYSQDQTDLQQQQQYPGAFAGQDSYRGTSPGIITLRKEAPVSQQPAPVYTSQPAAVSYQGGSKLRGDLKWPPPEYKEAAARENEERRQLALGPVCRPRRINRDYTPFFAKHQLNNGYPSYKVPPGTQHMFG; from the exons at GATTGAAGTCGACGAGCAAATAACGAAGCCCCtgaacttggccaactcgGCCGTTCTGCGCGCCGTCGAAGAGGAAGAACAACAAGCCAAATGTG GCTACAAGCGTGTGGCCTGGCCACCGGCCTCCGAGGAGCGGATCATCCGGGAGTTCACCCCCCAGCCGCAGACCCAGAGTCCGGCTCCCGGCGCCGGAGGCTACTATCCCCAGGCCCACGCCCCCAGCACAGCAGCGGCTGCCGCGCCACCTCAG GGTCCCATTTATAACAACGTCCAGCCACGCACCACCCAGCCACCACAAAATGCCTACAACcacccaccagcaccacaacCCACCAGCACCGCCTACTCCAGCTCCACCAACCAGTACCCAGATAGTTAtccgcagcaggagcagcagcagcctgtGCAATACACACAGGCCCAGTTCAGTCGGCAGCGCTCGAGGGAACCCGTCCAGGTTCCGGCTCCATCTCCAGCGCCCGCATCCGAACCCAGCTATCCCGCCAATCCGTACCAGAACTATCAGTCCAACTATCCGCAGGAGCCGCTGCAGGCAGCGAACaatgtgggtggtggctggaAACACATTGGTGCGCCGCAGCCCAAGGAGCGCAGTGAATTCACCGCCGGCGGAGGAGCCTATCCTCCGTTCCAGGGATcctaccagcagcagccgcag cagcagcagcagcagtacgGTGCTCCGTCTTAcgatggccagcagcagcagcaacctgCAGcacagtggcagcaacagcagcagcagcaatatcAGCCTCAATCGCAGGCTCAGGCGCCCTATCAGCCAGCACAGTGGAACCAGCagtcgcagccgcagcagcagccatcgTACCAGGCTTCACCgtaccaacagcagcagcagcaacagcagcagccatccTATTACCCACAGCAAAACGGTGGCGCGACCTTTGCTCAACCCCAATACAATTCTTATTCGCAGCCCCAGTTGCCCTACTCGCAGGATCAGACTGatctgcaacagcagcagcagtatccGGGAGCCTTCGCTGGCCAGGATAGCTACCGGGGCACCAGTCCCGGCATCATCACCCTGCGCAAGGAGGCTCCAgtcagccagcagccagcgcCAGTCTACACTTCGCAGCCTGCCGCCGTCAGTTATCAGG GAGGCAGCAAATTGCGCGGAGATTTGAAGTGGCCACCACCGGAGTACAAGGAGGCAGCTGCTCGCGAGAACGAGGAACGACGCCAGTTGGCGTTGGGCCCCGTCTGCCGTCCCAGGCGCATCAACCGG GACTACACACCCTTCTTTGCCAAGCACCAGTTGAACAATGGCTATCCCAGCTACAAGGTGCCCCCAGGCACCCAGCACATGTTCGGCTAA
- the LOC122616351 gene encoding probable insulin-like peptide 5, which translates to MMFRSVMPVLLLLIPLLRSVESAHTMRACGQPLMELLSMACRNGYNSLFSKRGSLGLFDYEDHLTDLDSSEAHHMNSLSGIRRDWRGIVDDCCHKPCTWDTLRSYCRL; encoded by the exons ATGATGTTCCGCTCCGTGATGCcagtgctcctgctcctgattcCGCTCCTGCGATCCGTAGAGTCCGCCCACACGATGCGGGCTTGTGGCCAGCCATTGATGGAATTGCTGAGTATGGCCTGTCGCAATGGATACAATTCACTATTCTCCAAGCGTGGCTCCT TGGGGCTGTTCGATTATGAGGACCATTTGACCGATCTGGATAGCTCCGAAGCTCACCACATGAACTCACTGTCGGGCATTCGGCGCGATTGGCGAGGCATTGTGGACGACTGCTGCCACAAACCGTGCACCTGGGACACGTTGAGGTCATACTGCAGATTATAA